In Xiphias gladius isolate SHS-SW01 ecotype Sanya breed wild chromosome 5, ASM1685928v1, whole genome shotgun sequence, the following are encoded in one genomic region:
- the nanog gene encoding homeobox protein NANOG isoform X2, with the protein MADWKAQISYNYNPSYHAYSYGLVYQPGPELNHGNLTCWGEAGVTDTSNYNTGVTQAFYATTARTHEESPPGTPEQHAVNGHHHHYQGSGVVYLGDTQAGCLLLARPHRTANGVRRAGSDSTSDSEAHTPPDSWSSSCSREGSLHQADPASWEKKNLNKAGSRNPVASKDVSSSLMEEPQTFAVIGNGSTNNITSLHVPINAPNKPSTTAVNNPKGKVRAAFSESQMNALVQRFSVQRYLTPAEMKNLAELTGLTYKQYKGEAQSQLKEHYNQHTMEAAFKKTAPKNLAFYLAAMGSAAGSAGYPSWSSTSSQSIVPNRPQATGWSMPPGFSYYEYNPSAFTSSTANNTGHDISLEIKDDEPANNRSSLYTAIGHNANQ; encoded by the exons ATGGCAGACTGGAAGGCACAGATAAGTTACAACTACAACCCCTCTTACCATGCCTATTCCTATGGCCTCGTGTATCAACCTGGGCCCGAGCTAAACCACGGGAACTTGACCTGTTGGGGCGAAGCCGGAGTCACGGACACGAGCAACTACAACACCGGGGTGACACAGGCCTTCTACGCCACCACCGCCAGGACACACGAAGAATCTCCGCCTGGAACACCAGAGCAGCATGCTGTGAACgggcatcatcatcattaccagGGGTCCGGGGTTGTCTACCTCGGTGACACCCAGGCAGGCTGTCTGCTCCTGGCCAGACCACACCGGACTGCAAATGGGGTGAGGCGGGCCGGGAGCGATTCAACTAGTGATTCGGAGGCGCACACCCCGCCAG ATTCATGGAgttccagctgcagcagagaaggaaGTCTGCACCAGGCAGACCCTGCTAgctgggaaaagaaaaatcttaacAAGGCAGGCAGCAGGAACCCCGTTGCCAGCAAGGATGTTTCCAGCTCTCTCATGGAGGAGCCACAGACCTTTGCTGTCATAGGGAATGGGAGTACCAACAACATCACCTCTCTACATGTACCCATAAATGCCCCTAATAAGCCAAGCACTACTGCTGTAAATAACCCTAAAGGAAAGGTCCGGGCAGCCTTCTCAGAGAGTCAGATGAATGCTCTTGTCCAGCGCTTCAGTGTTCAAAGGTATCTCACCCCAGCTGAAATGAAGAACCTGGCAGAACTGACAGGGCTGACCTACAAACAG tatAAGGGAGAGGCCCAGTCCCAGCTCAAGGAGCATTACAACCAGCACACGATGGAAGCAGCCTTTAAGAAGACCGCTCCAAAGAACCTGGCCTTCTATCTGGCTGCTATGGGCAGTGCTGCTGGATCTGCTGGCTACCCCTCCTggtcctccacctcctcccagTCTATAGTGCCCAACAGGCCCCAGGCAACTGGCTGGTCCATGCCCCCAGGTTTCAGTTATTATGAATACAACCCCAGTGCATTCACCTCATCCACTGCCAATAACACTGGGCATGATATCAGTTTGGAAATCAAAGATGATGAGCCTGCCAACAACCGAAGCTCCTTATACACAGCCATAGGGCACAACGCCAACCAGTAG
- the si:ch211-196f5.2 gene encoding uncharacterized protein si:ch211-196f5.2 isoform X2: MILDMSKEDKSLSDVIIAVSRWSEVKERVVWVDTKKTQIRNKAGKLKEKEITILEVRVKAQKPGDKKLQEVLYSTKARTVCYFCHIGMKILPWKQRCTGENGLTPVQMTMALGMENQQPDFTEAQGQREI, translated from the exons ATGATCCTGGACATGTCCAAAGAAGATAAATCTCTAAGCGATGTGATCATCGCCGTCAGCAGGTG GTCAGAGGTTAAGGAGAGGGTGGTGTGGGTTGACACTAAGAAGACACAGATAAGGAACAAAGCAGGGAagctgaaggagaaagagatcACAATCCTGGAG GTGCGAGTGAAAGCCCAGAAGCCTGGAGATAAAAAGCTCCAGGAGGTCCTGTACAGCACTAAGGCCCGCACTGTCTGCTACTTCTGTCACATTGGAATGAAAATCCTGCCCTGGAAACAGAGATGTACAG ggGAGAATGGATTGACGCCAGTGCAAATGACGATGGCATTGGGCATGGAAAATCAGCAGCCTGACTTTACTGAGGCCCAGGGACAAAGGGAGATCTGA
- the si:ch211-196f5.2 gene encoding uncharacterized protein si:ch211-196f5.2 isoform X1, with the protein MHISSESGLKQAESSFVIDMILDMSKEDKSLSDVIIAVSRWSEVKERVVWVDTKKTQIRNKAGKLKEKEITILEVRVKAQKPGDKKLQEVLYSTKARTVCYFCHIGMKILPWKQRCTGENGLTPVQMTMALGMENQQPDFTEAQGQREI; encoded by the exons ATGCAT atATCCAGTGAGTCAGGACTGAAACAGGCAGAGAGCTCAT TTGTAATAGATATGATCCTGGACATGTCCAAAGAAGATAAATCTCTAAGCGATGTGATCATCGCCGTCAGCAGGTG GTCAGAGGTTAAGGAGAGGGTGGTGTGGGTTGACACTAAGAAGACACAGATAAGGAACAAAGCAGGGAagctgaaggagaaagagatcACAATCCTGGAG GTGCGAGTGAAAGCCCAGAAGCCTGGAGATAAAAAGCTCCAGGAGGTCCTGTACAGCACTAAGGCCCGCACTGTCTGCTACTTCTGTCACATTGGAATGAAAATCCTGCCCTGGAAACAGAGATGTACAG ggGAGAATGGATTGACGCCAGTGCAAATGACGATGGCATTGGGCATGGAAAATCAGCAGCCTGACTTTACTGAGGCCCAGGGACAAAGGGAGATCTGA
- the ipo4 gene encoding LOW QUALITY PROTEIN: importin-4 (The sequence of the model RefSeq protein was modified relative to this genomic sequence to represent the inferred CDS: substituted 1 base at 1 genomic stop codon): MTEELEEILLRLTQPDNAVIHQATAQLKQAFEDPAIIPALCDVMGGSRNPQIRQSAAVMLRLRVKKHWKKISPNDRESLKVVVLQAFMRETEHTVQHSLSQLCAVMVKHETPERWPALLQLLNQSTKSSNPHDRQVGLLLLNKVMDSNPEPFKPHYCQLLQLFSAVLQDHNNPTALYYCILTLTAITAYTGSEEMNQMRSIIPSLIVALKHLIQADQDQAGEAMEVFNELMDSEVSIIISHVSDIVHFCLEVGSDTTLNDSVRVKAFSCIAFLIKLKSKTVLKQKLLNPILQAIFPVLIAAPPPGEQDPEDDEDDSGDGTDNENPKHCAAQIIDTMALHMPPEKLFQQLMPLTQACLTSENPYQRKGGLLCLAVLAEGCADHIRTKYVQMFLIRVEYLNTNNLSVFHSVTISAFXPEVSKYCAELMPLLLGYLSSLNHAKVGHVTKAFYALENFMENLGSDIEPYLPTLMDTMLSTLNNTENLKIKELAVSAIGAIANAAKELLVPYFPPVIEGLKGFLGTTTEEMRSLQTQSLDTLSVLARTIGKDAFSPLAAECVQLGLNLTDTIDDPDLRRCTYSLYSAVSTVSPDCLTPHLTAITTVMLLALKSNEGITAHLEEDKTFILLDDDDEHDKDEVKDVDDFLEDETETDVHNVAGFSVENAYIDEKEDACDALGEIAFNTGAAFHAFLESSFQQVYEMRDFPHEGVRRAAFGAMGQFCQAQHKGWKESPTEANHQALLKLLDMVLPCLVETVRTEHERQVVMAVLETMNNVIKSCKEEVFKNPLHLKEISYVIRDVLKKKTVCQDGGGDEVDDEDQQAEYDAMLQEFAGEGIPLLASSVPADNFAPFLNDLLPLIMSKAKSSCSVADRSFSVGTIGEILQALVNVSGGRGVAGQLSNRLLPVLVAGVKDSDPEVRNNSVFGLGCLAQAAGPIVVSDYPMMLSVFSNLMAKESDLRVIDNLCAALCRMIMSNKDTVPLEQVVPALVARLPLKEDLEENKTVFSCLAMLYTHSPALIVKLMKPIVAASSHVLGTKNVDKETQNSVAMLMKEFAQHHSADFQSAVISLAGEQQVKLSVAISAL, from the exons ATGACAGAGGAACTTGAGGAAATTCTCTTAAGGCTGACACAGCCTGACAATGCGGTTATCCACCAG GCCACAGCCCAGCTGAAACAGGCTTTCGAGGACCCAGCTATTATACCAGCCCTGTGTGATGTCATGGGTGGCTCCCGAAACCCCCAG ATCCGTCAGTCAGCTGCAGTGATGCTGAGGTTGAGAGTGAAGAAACACTGGAAGAAGATTAGCCCTAATGACAGAGAGAG CCTTAAGGTGGTGGTGTTGCAGGCCTTCATGCGAGAAACAGA GCACACAGTGCAGCACTCGCTCTCCCAGCTGTGCGCAGTGATGGTTAAACATGAGACACCAGAACGCTGGCCTGCCCTGCTGCAGCTCCTCAATCAGTCCACCAAGAGCAGCAACCCTCATGACAGACAG GTTGGACTTCTGCTGCTGAATAAGGTGATGGATTCCAACCCTGAGCCTTTCAAGCCTCACTActgccagctgctgcagctttttaGTGCTGTACTGCAGGACCACAACAACCCAACAGCCCTGTACTACTGCATCCTCACCCTCACAGCCATAACTGCATACACTGGTTCAGAAGAGATG AACCAGATGCGTTCTATCATCCCAAGTCTGATTGTTGCTCTGAAACACCTCATCCAGGCAGATCAG GACCAAGCCGGTGAGGCCATGGAGGTGTTTAATGAGCTCATGGATAGTGAGGTGTCCATCATCATCTCTCATGTTTCTGACATTGTCCACTTCTGTTTGGAG gtGGGCAGTGACACCACACTGAATGACTCTGTGCGGGTGAAAGCTTTCTCTTGCATCGCCTTCCTCATCAAGTTGAAGAGCAAG ACTGTGCTGAAGCAGAAGCTGCTGAACCCCATCCTGCAGGCCATTTTCCCGGTACTTATTGCAGCTCCCCCACCCGGTGAGCAGGATCCAGAGGACGACGAGGATGACAGTGGGGATGGCACAGACAATGAAAATCCCAAACACTGTGCTGCACAG ATTATTGACACTATGGCACTCCATATGCCTCCAGAGAAACTGTTCCAACAACTG ATGCCCCTCACTCAGGCCTGCCTTACCAGTGAAAACCCCTATCAGAGGAAGGGGGGTCTTTTGTGTCTTGCTGTGCTGGCTGAAGGATGTGCCGACCACATACGCACCAAGTATGTTCA AATGTTCTTAATTAGGGTCGAATACTTGAATACGaataatttgtctgtttttcactcCGTTACCATCTCTGCTTTCTAGCCTGAAGTGAGTAAGTACTGTGCAGAGTTGATGCCTTTGCTGTTGGGATACCTTTCATCCTTGAATCATGCCAAGGTTGGCCACGTCACCAAGGCCTTTTATGCCCTAGAGAACTTCATGGAGAACCTAG GATCAGATATTGAGCCCTACCTGCCCACCCTGATGGACACTATGTTGTCTACCCTCAACAACACTGAAAACCTCAAGATAAAAGAGCTTGCTGTGTCTGCTATAGGTGCCATAG CCAATGCTGCCAAAGAGTTGCTGGTTCCCTACTTCCCTCCAGTTATTGAAGGTCTTAAGGGCTTCTTGGGCACTACCACAGAGGAAATGAGGTCTCTACAAACTCAGTCCTTGG ATACCCTCTCTGTGCTGGCCCGTACCATTGGCAAAGATGCCTTCAGTCCTCTTGCTGCAGAGTGTGTTCAGCTGGGCCTCAACCTTACTGACACCATTGATGACCCTGACCTGAGACGCTGCAC ATACAGTCTATATTCTGCAGTATCCACGGTCAGCCCTGACTGCCTGACTCCTCACCTCACTGCCATTACAACAGTCATGCTTCTCGCCCTAAAGTCTAATGAAGGCATCACG GCACATCTTGAGGAGGACAAGACATTTATCCTGCTGGATGATGACGATGAGCATGACAAAGATGAAGTAAAAGATGTAGATGATTTTCTGGAAGATGAGACTGAGACAGATGTCCACAATGTTGCAGG ATTCAGTGTTGAGAATGCCTACATTGATGAGAAGGAGGATGCCTGTGATGCACTGGGAGAGATAGCCTTCAACACAGG TGCTGCCTTTCATGCCTTCCTGGAGTCCAGCTTCCAGCAGGTTTACGAGATGAGAGAT TTTCCCCATGAGGGCGTCCGCAGGGCAGCATTTGGAGCCATGGGCCAGTTTTGTCAAGCTCAGCACAAAGGGTGGAAGGAGAGTCCCACTGAGGCCAACCACCAGG CCCTACTAAAGTTGCTGGACATGGTGCTTCCTTGCTTGGTTGAGACAGTTCGGACAGAGCATGAGCGCCAGGTTGTGATGGCTGTCCTGGAAACCATGAACAATGTCATCAAGTCCTGCAAGGAGGAGGTTTTCAAAAATCCTTTACACCTTAAGGAGATCAGCTATGTCATCCGTGATGTGCTCAAGAAGAAg aCTGTTTGTcaggatggtggtggtgatgaagTGGATGATGAAGACCAACAG GCGGAGTATGATGCCATGCTTCAGGAGTTTGCTGGGGAGGGAATCCCCCTGCTGGCCTCTTCTGTCCCTGCAGACAACTTTGCCCCTTTCCTCAATGACCTGCTGCCTCTCATCATGAGCAAAGCT AAATCCTCATGCTCAGTGGCAGACCGCTCCTTCTCTGTGGGTACTATTGGAGAAATCCTGCAGGCCCTTGTGAATGTATCAGGGGGCAGAGGAGTGGCAGGCCAACTATCCAATCGGTTGCTTCCTGTGCTGGTAGCTGGAGTGAAGGACAGTGATCCTGAGGTTCGCAACAATAGTGTGTTTGGACTGGGATGTCTGGCTCAGGCAGCTGGACCCATCGTTGTATC AGACTATCCCATgatgctgtctgtgttttccaaCCTGATGGCCAAAGAGTCAGACCTCAGGGTGATTGACAACCTGTGTGCTGCCCTTTGCAGGATGATCATGAGTAATAAGGATACTGTCCCTCTGGAGCAG GTTGTGCCTGCTCTGGTAGCTCGTCTTCCCCTTAAAGAGGACTTGGAGGAGAACAAGACAGTGTTCAGTTGCCTGGCTATGCTctacacacacagtcctgctcTG ATTGTGAAGCTAATGAAGCCTATAGTTGCCGCCTCCAGTCATGTGCTGGGCACCAAGAACGTTGATAAAG AAACCCAAAACAGTGTGGCCATGCTGATGAAAGAATTTGCCCAGCACCACTCAGCAGACTTCCAATCAGCTGTGATCTCACTTGCTGGAGAGCAGCAGGTCAAACTCAGTGTGGCCATCTCTGCCTTGTAG
- the nanog gene encoding homeobox protein NANOG isoform X1, which translates to MADWKAQISYNYNPSYHAYSYGLVYQPGPELNHGNLTCWGEAGVTDTSNYNTGVTQAFYATTARTHEESPPGTPEQHAVNGHHHHYQGSGVVYLGDTQAGCLLLARPHRTANGVRRAGSDSTSDSEAHTPPDSWSSSCSREGSLHQADPASWEKKNLNKAGSRNPVASKDVSSSLMEEPQTFAVIGNGSTNNITSLHVPINAPNKPSTTAVNNPKGKVRAAFSESQMNALVQRFSVQRYLTPAEMKNLAELTGLTYKQVKTWFQNRRMKLRRHQKDTSWVSERYTINKDSPVHGTVYTNIPSHIPSYKGEAQSQLKEHYNQHTMEAAFKKTAPKNLAFYLAAMGSAAGSAGYPSWSSTSSQSIVPNRPQATGWSMPPGFSYYEYNPSAFTSSTANNTGHDISLEIKDDEPANNRSSLYTAIGHNANQ; encoded by the exons ATGGCAGACTGGAAGGCACAGATAAGTTACAACTACAACCCCTCTTACCATGCCTATTCCTATGGCCTCGTGTATCAACCTGGGCCCGAGCTAAACCACGGGAACTTGACCTGTTGGGGCGAAGCCGGAGTCACGGACACGAGCAACTACAACACCGGGGTGACACAGGCCTTCTACGCCACCACCGCCAGGACACACGAAGAATCTCCGCCTGGAACACCAGAGCAGCATGCTGTGAACgggcatcatcatcattaccagGGGTCCGGGGTTGTCTACCTCGGTGACACCCAGGCAGGCTGTCTGCTCCTGGCCAGACCACACCGGACTGCAAATGGGGTGAGGCGGGCCGGGAGCGATTCAACTAGTGATTCGGAGGCGCACACCCCGCCAG ATTCATGGAgttccagctgcagcagagaaggaaGTCTGCACCAGGCAGACCCTGCTAgctgggaaaagaaaaatcttaacAAGGCAGGCAGCAGGAACCCCGTTGCCAGCAAGGATGTTTCCAGCTCTCTCATGGAGGAGCCACAGACCTTTGCTGTCATAGGGAATGGGAGTACCAACAACATCACCTCTCTACATGTACCCATAAATGCCCCTAATAAGCCAAGCACTACTGCTGTAAATAACCCTAAAGGAAAGGTCCGGGCAGCCTTCTCAGAGAGTCAGATGAATGCTCTTGTCCAGCGCTTCAGTGTTCAAAGGTATCTCACCCCAGCTGAAATGAAGAACCTGGCAGAACTGACAGGGCTGACCTACAAACAG GTAAAGACTTGGTTTCAGAACAGAAGGATGAAGCTAAGGAGGCATCAGAAAGATACTAGCTGGGTGTCTGAGCGCTACACCATCAACAAGGACAGCCCAGTTCATGGAACCGTATACACAAACATTCCCTCACACATCCCATCT tatAAGGGAGAGGCCCAGTCCCAGCTCAAGGAGCATTACAACCAGCACACGATGGAAGCAGCCTTTAAGAAGACCGCTCCAAAGAACCTGGCCTTCTATCTGGCTGCTATGGGCAGTGCTGCTGGATCTGCTGGCTACCCCTCCTggtcctccacctcctcccagTCTATAGTGCCCAACAGGCCCCAGGCAACTGGCTGGTCCATGCCCCCAGGTTTCAGTTATTATGAATACAACCCCAGTGCATTCACCTCATCCACTGCCAATAACACTGGGCATGATATCAGTTTGGAAATCAAAGATGATGAGCCTGCCAACAACCGAAGCTCCTTATACACAGCCATAGGGCACAACGCCAACCAGTAG